Part of the Ornithodoros turicata isolate Travis chromosome 6, ASM3712646v1, whole genome shotgun sequence genome, AGCGACTACCGACCTAGCACGGCCTGGAATAGAACAAGTTCTATCTCCGCGCCGACCCCGCGGAGGCAAGCCGGCGGCGCCGGGCGCCGCTGCGTCTCGGGGACGCCGGAGTATAGTGTTTCAATGCTCGCCGACGCTACGTCGGAGTATATTGGCGCCTTAAGAGTCGTCTGTGCAAAAACGACGTGGTTTTAAGCTTTGTGCACTAGGTGCTCCAATCTCGCGCTGGCGTGGATTGTTGCTCTGAAATATATTTTGTACAAAGCTGTGACTAGTTCACCGTTctgtagtgttgatgttgtttTGTCTAGTTGATTGACTGGCTCCATTGTGATTTGGACTTTGGTACTTGGTGTTTGGGAAAGGTGCAAAATTTTTAAATGCCTGATGTTTATGCGTAAATGTGCCATCAACATAACGAAGGTATACTGTGGGTTTAAATGCAAGGCTACTGAAGAATGTGTTTCTGTAtgaaaacaaataagaacatgAAGAGAGTGAGTGTGGAATGCCCCATCTGTTGAATGAGACACCCTGGTAAGTCGTCGGAAAGCAGATATGCCAACGCAACGTAGTGGTTAGCATACTCGATCGGCAATCGAAAGGTGTGTGGTTCGATTCCAGCCGCTGTGTGAttgtcatatttcaattgattctgttcttaggcaccttgaggtttgtgtgtttAAGCGTCAGAACAGTTACTGACCATCATGTTTAACGAGAGGTTGTTTGACATCGGGGGCCTCACTTTATAATTTTCAATGTGAACCCTGAACCCGAACTAGCATGCCGTAAAAGTGCGGCCCCTAACAGTCTTACGCCTTCCGTTTCCATTGACACTGAAAAAAATTAGAATGCAGGGGTTCTGGCATCCCGTTGCACCGTGGACTCAGTCTTGGCAAATGAAACATGTAGCATGCATCTATCCTCTTTGTGTCGTTTTCACTAGTTGCCTTCCGCCGACCTCGATGTTCACAACGCGCTCTTCTGCTAGACACTTACTGCGTTGTTCCTGCGTTCGGTTTATCCTGATTCCAGAATATCCCATTTTGAGGAACGCAGTTATGAACGCAGCAGCTATGAAACTGCTCTAAATAGACGAACTCGATGTCTTTGTCATTCTGTACGCCCCGCCTCATTTTAGCCTGCCAACAGATTATGTTTCAAGTCGTAGGCAACCCCGTCCCCCTCCGGCAGTTAAGATTTTTTTAGCCCTGTGGAAACGCAGTCGAAAAGCTTCCGCAGAGTGGCGGTACTTCGTTAAGAGACTAACTTTAACCTTTCAGTCTCAATATTCCTCTGTGTCATTCTTTATGCTTAGAATAACATTTCAGCTTCACACCGCAAGACAGCGTGAACAGGACGTGGCCGCAATGGTATAGGTAAGGAAGAGAATTAAAGAGTTCATGGTTGATGAGTTGATAGCAAATTACATCAACTGCGTTCAGCGAAACATCCGGATTGCGCCTGTCCGTCTTGTTGCATGGTAAACACGATCGCGATGGTAATGTGCCGGCCACACATACACAAAGAATTGCGGTGTTAACTCCGGAATTCGCCACAAAGCCACAGAGCACTTACTGGGTACAAGGCCTCTGCAGAACGCATCCCTTTCTCTAGGCAAGTCAGCAGTGTCTCTTTGAAGGCTGTAGTGTTCTGAGCAATATACAATATATATCACGTCGCAAAAGTGAGGTTCACGTTAGGTTTTATTGCCGAAACATAACCATTAACACTCAGATAAGTCACGTCTACGAGAGCATGCTACAAATGCATACTTACGTTTCGAAATGGTTCAGCAACGGCATAACATATGTGGACTCCGACGCAAAGCTTCTCGAATTCCTTTACGTAATTACAACAAAAATTGTAAGGTGATTATAATCTATGTGACAGATATTCAACCACAAGGAATAGCATTTCCCAACCAGGCAAAATAAGCAAAATATTACATCGGCAGTGATACGATGCTGCTGAATGTTTACCAAGATAATATTGCAGAAACATAAATCGAGTCAGAAACATGGCACAGAACAGACCACGTCGTATCCAATGTGCAACAGGTGCACAAGTAACAGGTACTGGGCACAACTGGCACTTTACTCACTTCTACTACACGACTCCCCTACATTGCACCCCCTACTTCTTCCATAATTCCTTATGCGGATGCGTGGGGAGAGTTGCAGAATGATCAATAAAGTGGAAGAAAAATAACGTTTCAGTTGAATTTGCTGCTTGTCCAGTCTGTTCTTTGTGTGGCTCTGTCTGGAGTCTCTGTTGCTTGAATTTCTCTACATGAATATTTGCAACTACCCCAACTTAAGACTGTTATGACTGTGCTATCAGCTCAGTGCATGACTTAGCGCCATGTCaattccaaattttgctatTTTAAAGTGGGACTATTCAGGGACTTAACAATAAGCCGACAGAAGTGGGAGCTGAAACGTAATGGTGAGGCCTCTGCTTTCCTGGTCGAAAACCTCCAGAAGTTTTCTCGCTAACTCATTATATTGCAGGCTTGTTCATCAGGGCTAAGTCCAACTTCAGCCAAATCAAATACTCATCAACCTATCTGTCCATCTCAATAACTCTAGGTAGAAGTTGGCTCAGTACAGTGTCCACACATACCTTGAGAACTGAAGAACTGATGTTGTTAGCTATGATTTCGGCCTTGCAGTCCATTAATATCCCTGTGATGAAGCGACTCATGCGTGCCATTTGCATTACATCTTAGGTGAAAAGAAACGAAACCAACTTTAATCAAGTTGCACACTAAGTTGTAGTAAATGAACGTAAGCATTGAATAGCAGTTCCCATACCTCCCGCATTTACACGAGCTTGAAACAGTAAATACATCTCATGCTGTTTTTGTAACCGTTGTCGACACCACGAATCAACTGTCGCTATGAATAAAAGTGAATGTGTATAAACGTGAGCACACGTACGGGGACACCAGGAGGAAGTGGGAAAGGGACTGTTAACCGTGCTGTAATGACTTCTAGGGGACTTCTAGGGGGATAGCGTGGCCATCTGTCTCGCAAGACTCGTGAAGCAAACGTAGTTGAGGGATTACTGCACAGGATATATGGGCATACGAAATGGGAAATTATTAACAGTGATGGTCAATGATGACAAAAACATGACAAAACAACTGCCCTATTCGTTGGAAATGGATGACAAGACGTTGCTGATCTTTTCATGTCAGCTATGTTTCATGTTGGCTACGagcggagagaggacaggaggaaggagtggAAGACAGAGGGATTATTATGAGTCCTGAGCCGAtttcaaggggaactgtaccAACGCTCATTCGGAGAGTCTGCTAGAAAACCTAGAGTAAACTTCAGACAGCGCAGTCTGTGGTAGGGCTCGAACGCACCACCAGACAAAGGTAAACAAAGTACGTTCACACATAAGctgtgtcagcctatttgtgtggcgagaTGCTGCAGGTGCAGTAGGGCAGAACTGCACGATAATTTCGGCagcctggggttcttttgacgtgcgccggaaatctccaaATTACCGTGCTAGAAACAATGTTAATGTTCTACACTTTCCTACCGTCCTCTACTGCTGGGATCGATCCCACGATCGTGAGATCAGCACACGAACGCGTTACTGACTCAGCTCCAACAGAGCTGGGCGGGCATCCCACCACTTACCagccttcagcacgacctttgcACCCACCTACGAGCACACGCCTATGCTGGTATGAGATTATCTTTGATTTGACACCTTCAGTGAGCATATCGCCTTCGCAGCGTGCCTCCGATCTACTGACACACCAATGCTAGTAGTAAGTAGTGACCGCCAGTTCTTCTCAGGACACTGCCCACTGGTTCAACACATTTTAAATCTGAATTATTCAATTCAACATTTAAATTACACATTTGAAAATTTGATATATTGCGTGAGTCAATGCAGAACCAGTGGGCTGTTGCTTGTGAAGAACTAGCTGTcatagaaaaataaataaatgtaaagAGAGTGGACACCACCGCTCATATCAGCTCCGCTGGCCATCGCCACGACAGTAGGATCGACATGACAGCTGGACAAGCGAAAAGAAAGACACTTATTCAAGACAGAGCATTGCACACTTTTGTGAAAGAAAGAACAAATATGGTAATAAAGGTAATAGATGCCATCAATAGGTAACAAGAATAAGGCCTAGACACACAACAAATTGGCCCACTGCCCAGCACAGCAATGGTCAGGAAGATCACAGTATGACATGTCCTCGCTTTTCGAgcgccaggcagagaactgaaccGTGATGCTTTTTTATCCTGTATAAAGTCACACATGTGTTCACCCTAGCAGTCATCTTGTGAAGTAGTTCacttgcaaaattattaagaacaTCGACGTCATGCCAGGGTTACTTTCAGCCCTGTGGCAAAGGGTGTGGCAAAACTCTTATTGTTGTGGCAGCTTGCATGGGAGACAGAGAAACATGCTATTGGAGAACATGCACGGGCAAGAATTGCAACAATAGTAACCAACATTCAACATGCACAGGAAGGCCAGACAAACATCAGTTTTAGTCGGAAATAAATTGAGGACATGGAGTGCAGCATGGTATGCCCTCACTGTTCAAGAACAAGGTAGAGAACTGAATCATGTTGCTGTTTTGTCCTGTAAAAAGACATATGCCCCTCTAGCCCTCTAGCAGTTACTTTGTCAAGtaatttaattgcaaaattattaagaactTTGTCATCATGCAGGCGCTACTCTGTTGCCCGAGGCCCAGGGTGTAGTATGCTGTGTGGACGACAGAAAAACATACTAGTGGGAAGACAAGAATTGCATTGCAATGATAACAACCGACGTCCCACATACATGGGCAGGCTAGACAAACGTCAGTGCTAATCACAAACAAACTGGGGTCATAGATATCACGAAAAACCTCTCCAATCTCACGTGTTATGGATTGAGAGATCTTCTCATTCCGAAAGGATGTCTCAGGCTGAGTGACGTCTGACGTCTGACGTCTCAGGCTGTGGAAGTTCACAAGACAATCTATATATGGTATCTGCTCTCTCTGCAGAAGGAATTGCCACTGCCACATATTTCTTACAAGTGGGCTCGCTTAGACTCAGTGGCACAGGACCTTttatatttcttgcattttgctttttaaaCCGCGGCACCCATTCTCCGTCATCCAAAATACACTGAACAAATGAAGATGAGTAACCGGAAATCACAGGCCGGTGGctcaggttgaaaaactgcaaAAAATATTTGATTTCTACTGAAAACGTCTGCTCACTTCtaaaagagagagaaataaaagaaTAGCTACAGCTATCGCCACAGCTACACGCAGAAGAACAAGATTCTGTAGTGCTTCTTAGACTACCTGGTTTTTATATGAAACTCCCCATCGATCATCTCGCAGTAAAGTTGTTTTTAGTTCTCCAATTTTTGCCCCTGGGCGTTGTCTCTAAGTTCACCTCTGGATTCTGGTTCCAACACTTGCATAACACATTGGGGATCCTGTGCAAACATTTCCAGGATGTCATTTCTGTCCTCCAGTGATATCGTCAGGTTGAGTGAGGGATGTCACTGTATTTGTGTGGATTGTTCACCCCATATATTGGATAGCAGTTCAGATACATAGATAAATAGGTGAAAGAACAGGCACTCTGCAACAAGTGGGAATAAATGGATGACAGTGACTAACTACTACTTCGTTCGGAGTATAGATGGTTTGatgcggaagcagcctaatcaTTGATAGACCCAAGCAACCTCTTCTGGTTTATGCCTTGCTCTTCACTGTTGTAAAGTACCCGGTGCATCACAgatgggtgtgtgtgtgtggattcTGTAAAACATTCATATTTTATCAGTCTAGAGTCATATCACATGCATGTGAAAAAAACTCACGCACTTCAAGCTTTCTGATAAACAATGTAAAAACACAACAAGCTCACTGTAGAGCAAGATTAGCATTAGtacaaaaaacaaggaactttgGACAACAGCGCAGTCAGATGTGAAAAGGTCCTTTATATCAAAGGCTCCTTTTGCTGAGCCAAACTTGTCTACTAGCAGGATTCTCATTGTTCATAGAACACGTCACCGTTGCTTTTACCAATGCAAGATATCATACGAGTAAGAACCTACCAAACAGTACATGAATCAAATATATGTGAAGATATCTGCATTTCCAATATGCAACATCTGAAATAACTGCACTACGTACTGTTTGAACGTACACCAAAGTACataatgcacacacacacataacataGTCCCACAGTTTGCGCGAATGCATCAGTGATGCGCACCGCAGTCTGTAGGTAAAGAAAGGGATAGCTGCATACTTTGCATACTTAGGTGTCATTGCTAGGTGCCAGGTGTCAGACCCCTACCACATGTGATTGTTGACAAAAATGACCACGCACAAATCTTACGTGAGGAAATAGGAAGAGCGAAAACTCACCTCAACTTGAaagccggagaacaaaggaaTGCTACCTCTCACCCACCACGGTGTTGGCTATTAGCTCCGCGTAGTTCTTCACGGTATTGGCCAGTACTGTCTTGATGCTCCAGAGATTCGAGTGCAAAATACGCATGGTGCTTACGTTCTTAAGACCTTTCGTATAACAAAATGTCATATCCTACCGAACCGCCCCGCCGAAGCGCTTCGTCACTTGCAAGCCTCGCCTATTTGAAATGGTGGTTGGAGAATGTTGATGACGATGAGGCAGACAAAAGGTTTGGCTTGCGCTTGTTGGGGACTTCATTTCTTGTTATAGCTCTCAACGTACGTGACTGATCATTATAATTGCAGTGaaaaataaaatgtattttttttcctttgtttattGGTTATCGTACgatacgtgatgagtcgtttACAGATGTACTAAAAGCAGGTATGACTACGAAGGTatcaaataaatattattattaatggaGACATGCGTGAGATAAATGCCACATCAAACAGGCCTTACTCTACATGCGAACGGTACATAAGAATGAAAAACGAAATAGAGTGTGAACAACTTGGGTGCACAGTatgcaaggtatatttaaacaggtagcatAACTCCCATATgcccgtgtcttcagaatgatgccatgatagagacggtcagcgccatccatctgttgcgcggactactatgattgtaaataaatgacgtcagagacgacgtcactagtatgaataataagtagtgcataattatccatgcacgtttacactggcccggcccatttcgcttgccttgtattcccttttccgcgcccagtcaacaataccagacgagaacacagaaaaataaagcatatcagatataatgaatcatatcaattccaaatgcatagttatcacagattttgacaactccaaacagaaagcatcgtgatgaccatagagaaattaggaaggctcacataaggcccatctctcacctagagctatacgtacacctagtgattagacgtttgcatttattcaataagtggccgttataggtccattgcaacaaaacacgacatcgttggtacacagttggttcctgctaacactcacaccatcatggccgctcgtcccatgacgaaatcttttttttcgcgggcccagcaacatgggatcattgtattcatctgttcactcgcgttaatcttggtttacagcacggagatgtgaacgtcgcttcctgtttaacccaaagagtgtacgaactccgtattacaatgcacggacacacggtacggatacagagacgcacggataaacagacccaactgtgacacatgcgcaaaggagcaggatacggaaatgtactggagtggtagatgatctcgtatatgtgcacgagcggggcaacagaaagctttttctacattgaaattatgaataacctattagaacacacacaagccacacccatgttgtaaagttgttctgtttacaaccgtacctctactgtcgacacccaggatcgctcgtgCTCTTGCTGGttgccttgccgatgggtctgatttggtattttcgcttgttttcgctaccagtttagatataccttgcagtATGTTCACTGGAGACACAACTTCCGTGGTAAAGGTTGACAAGatgttgaaggtacaatgtagaTTCAACAGAAATATGTGCTAGGTATATACAGAGTGTGTTTTTCATACAATTTTTCATTAACCCATTAGTGCATAACGTCCGATATATCGGACGGCGACTTTTTAACGTGTAAAACCGACTCGCTTACTTTTTTGACGGCATTCTTGCTCATTTTGAATTCCCCATTGACTCGGCCGAGCACCCCTGCGCTCCGATGCCCTCAAATCCCCGCGCGCACGCCATACAGGCATTCATGTCCAACATGGACGACCCCACGTACCACGTTGTCAAGACCGGGTAAGTTTCGACGCTTGTTTCATGCAAATGTCGCTTCAGTGGGGACATTCCATGGTGACTTTCGTTACGTAAAGGTTCTCTGCATATTGTAGGACAGGTTTGATGGCATAATGTTAGATAGTTTTATGGTAAAATCAACTTTTCACACGGCGTCCGATAAATCGGACGCCATGCGCTATGTACACCACCTCTCCGCTTTCGACAGAATCTGCAACCTAGGATGCTTTATCCTTACAGACTAAGCGTCAACGAGATACTATCCATCATTGAGGAAGACGACGATCATCAAGAGGCCCTGATTTATGCTGTTCCTCCACTTGACAGCAATGACACTACAGACGAGGACAGTGATAACTCTGAGGACGGACATGAAGGAAATTTGAATCATCTCGCTCGGCGGATGTTGCAAACTACCTGTGAGCTGCAGGAGAAAGGTGAGGATAAGTGTGCAGATCCACAGCGTCAATAAGCTCAACTGATACGCCAGCTCGTTCTCAAGGCCGCAATGAAGATGAAGGTTACTCCGTGAAGGGGAGTTCAGGAGCTCGGAGTGCAGACGTGGATTTGAAGCGAAAGAGGGAGATTACTGAGGAAACTCTAAGAAAGAAGGGGGAATCAACCAATAAAGCAAAACCTGTAAGGTCTCAAGAAGATAAAAAGGGTAGAGGCAAGACGATTGGAAACACACAGGGTGAGGCCTCGTCAGCGAAACTCTGGCGCAAACAGCAGCCAGCTTTCGATACAGTGACAGAGTGCAATCCAAGACCACCGAGTAAAGAAGCAGAGAACTGTTCCACGTCACGAGTTCCTTGAACTATTCCTGAACAAGGATATAATGCGCCTCTTTCGCGAGCAAACTAATTTGTACGCTGCACAGAAGAACACGGACCTGTCCGTTACAGATGATGAAATCTTAGTCATGTTAGGAGGTCTTCTGTTATCAGGATATGCCAAGTACCCAAACAAAAGGATGTTCTGGTGTCGACAGAGTGACATTCCAACGATCCTTGCTGACAGCATGCGGTGTAACCGCTTTGAGTCTATTCTGCGCTGTTTTCATCTAAACGACAGCAGCAAGCTGGACACCACGGATCGTTTGTACAAGCTTCGACCGTTTCTCGAGCTTTTGAAGGCCCAATTCAAGCGTCACGGCGCAATCGACGAAGACTTGTCTATCGACGAAAGTATGATACCTTACTATGGCAGGCACTTCGCAAAACAGTTTATTCAAGGCAAGCCCATAAGGTTCGGcttcagaaattgagctatctgCACAGCAAGCGGATATATGCTGTCTTTCGAAATATACGTTGGGAAGACTGAAGATCCTGCAAAGAAGTTCGTACTCGGAGGGGATACCGTCCTGTCACTTCTGACAGGCGCTGAAATTCCACCAAACTCCGGATACAAGATATTCTTCGACAACTATTTTACGTCAGTCAAGCTTTTGGAACATCTTTCTGAGATGGGATACTGTGCAACTGGTACTGTGCGAGAAAATCGAGTGGATGGCTGTCCCCTGAAGCCAAAGTCCCAGGTGAAAAAGCTTGAACGAGCCAGCTACGACTACAGGACTCGCAAGAACGTACTGGTTGTTAGATGGATCGATAACAGCGTTGTAACTGTGGCGACCAATTACGATGGGACAGATGTGGGTGCAACAAAACGCTGGTCACGTGAGGAGCGAAAACAAGCTACGGTGCCACAGCCCAAGGTGGTCGCACACTACAATAAAGGAATGCGCGGAGTGGACAACATAGACCAGCAGGTAGCGACCTATCGCATAAAGATGTGACAAAGTAAATGGAGTGGCCAATTTTTGCTTATTTGCTCGACGTCTCAGTCGTCAACGCGTGGCTGCTCTTTCGTAGGGTGCACCCTGACCACGAAAAAGCCAGCTCCCTCCTGGCTTTCCGCAGGGATATTGCGTTGACGTTGCTCATGCCACACGGTACGCCTTCTCGACAGGGCAAAATCTCAGCACCACTCCCGTTTGACGTTCGGTACGATGGTAAATGCCACTGGCCGCGACTGAATTCAACGGAGGGGTGCTGTGGCTTCTGCACCCTGAAAACGAAGTTCGTTTGTTCGAAATGCGACAAGGGACTTCACCCTAACTGTTTTGAGGAGTATCACACCAAGTAGCCAGCTCGGAATGTAGCTTCAGCGGGAGTAGTTCACACCGCATGACTGCATAGTGCATAGTGTCCGATATATCGGACGCTACATATCATTTGTTTTTCAGAATAAAAAATCGAAAATTGACTTGTTCCGTGTAATTTCTATACAATTACGTCATGCCTCAACACTTGAGCCAGACATATCAACAATTCAACTCTATGCACTAATGGGTCTGTAAGGGCAATAGACATCCTGCTTTCACATTTATCATGtgtgggccggcggacgttcttggccatctgttgctcaatcgtcgaatcactaattacctaaaaatcgttgcttaaccagttaattataaaacctacgaagttgtcctaatgaga contains:
- the LOC135398543 gene encoding piggyBac transposable element-derived protein 2-like; translated protein: MLSFEIYVGKTEDPAKKFVLGGDTVLSLLTGAEIPPNSGYKIFFDNYFTSVKLLEHLSEMGYCATGTVRENRVDGCPLKPKSQVKKLERASYDYRTRKNVLVVRWIDNSVVTVATNYDGTDVGATKRWSREERKQATVPQPKVVAHYNKGMRGVDNIDQQVATYRIKM